The following proteins come from a genomic window of Meles meles chromosome 1, mMelMel3.1 paternal haplotype, whole genome shotgun sequence:
- the PTAFR gene encoding platelet-activating factor receptor: MATGANNSSRVDSEFRYTLFPIVYSIIFVLGVIANSYVLWVFACLYPSKKFNEIKIFMVNLTVADLLFLVTLPLWIIYYHNQGNWILPEFLCNLAGCFFFINTYCSVAFLAVITYNRFQAVTRPIRTAQATTRKRGFSVSLVIWVAIVAAASYFFVLDSTNVVPDKTRAGNVTRCFEHYEKGSVPVLIIHVFLVFSFFLVFLLIFFCNLVIIRRLLRQPAQLQQNAEVKRRALWMVCTVLAVFIICFVPHHIVQLPWTLAELGFQNNSFHQAINDAHQVTLCLLSTNCVLDPIIYCFLTKKFRKHLTEKFYSMRSSRKCSRATSETGTEVIMPLNHLPAPSLKK, encoded by the coding sequence ATGGCGACGGGGGCAAATAATTCCTCTCGCGTGGACTCTGAGTTCCGATACACCCTCTTCCCGATTGTTTACAGCATCATCTTTGTGCTGGGGGTCATCGCCAACAGCTATGTGCTGTGGGTCTTCGCCTGCCTGTACCCTTCCAAGAAGTTCAACGAGATAAAGATCTTCATGGTAAACCTCACCGTGGCTGACCTGCTCTTCTTGGTCACCCTGCCCCTGTGGATCATCTACTACCACAACCAGGGCAACTGGATTCTCCCCGAATTCCTGTGCAACCTGGCTGgctgctttttcttcatcaacaCCTACTGCTCCGTGGCCTTCCTGGCTGTCATCACGTACAATCGTTTCCAGGCGGTGACCCGGCCTATCAGGACAGCTCAGGCCACCACCCGCAAGCGTGGTTTCTCCGTGTCCCTGGTCATCTGGGTGGCCATCGTGGCGGCGGCGTCCTACTTCTTCGTCCTGGACTCCACCAACGTGGTGCCCGACAAGACCCGCGCAGGCAACGTCACACGCTGCTTTGAGCATTACGAGAAGGGCAGTGTGCCCGTCCTCATCATCCATGTGTTCCTCGTGTTCAGCTTCTTCCTCgtcttcctcctcatcttcttCTGCAACCTGGTCATCATCCGCAGGCTGCTCAGGCAGCCTGCGCAGCTGCAGCAAAACGCGGAGGTCAAGCGCCGAGCTCTGTGGATGGTCTGCACGGTCCTGGCCGTGTTCATCATCTGCTTCGTGCCCCACCACATCGTGCAGCTGCCCTGGACGCTGGCTGAGCTGGGCTTCCAGAACAACAGCTTCCACCAGGCGATCAACGATGCCCACCAGGTCACCCTCTGCCTTCTTAGCACCAACTGTGTCTTGGACCCCATCATCTACTGCTTCCTCACCAAGAAGTTCCGCAAGCACCTCACTGAGAAGTTCTACAGCATGCGCAGCAGCCGGAAGTGCTCCCGGGCCACCTCGGAGACGGGCACGGAAGTGATCATGCCGCTCAaccacctccctgccccttccctcaaaAAGTAG